Proteins encoded in a region of the Prochlorothrix hollandica PCC 9006 = CALU 1027 genome:
- a CDS encoding GspE/PulE family protein → MDTSARSAWQRLRQQIITCDEALKLLVDSKGAVNLTLLDTEVSQRFFREFPEGLRSASGQRQTLPPLLPLLLWQNCYYLGSPQAVEPDLVEQMAYQGLCQIKVLPISEKSYRTWYHTTRLDPNHINADQLINPLTGQTEQEDISEVTEIFLKKAVDQISRLKTIISGALRNRASDIHLEPAAEGLRVRYRIDGVLRDITTLDPALKRRVIVALKVMSEMDISDSRRPQDGRIGEKYKAGDTASVGLDMRVSTLPCIGGEKAVIRLLPQQNPFESLDDLGFTPPALAIYHRWLHQPQGMIIFTGPTGSGKTSTLYTSLQSIATSEVNVITVEDPVEYVLRRINQTQVNEKAGMTFAAGLRSILRQDPDIIMVGEIRDQETAETAVRAALTGHLVLTTLHTNDAISTIPRLKDIGPDPGLISDALIGIVAQRLVRRICPHCGVPSTPTPDELQRLGLSPNHSTEAWRKGTGCEQCFDSGFLGREAVVELLDVDDRVRQLIYQGTVVDLRQYLQRRGYTSFQQAAIAKLNQGLTTPAEVFRVLPFSALNRG, encoded by the coding sequence ATGGATACTAGCGCCCGATCGGCATGGCAACGCCTCCGCCAGCAAATCATCACCTGTGACGAAGCCCTGAAACTACTGGTAGACAGCAAAGGAGCCGTAAACTTGACCCTCTTGGATACGGAGGTGAGCCAGCGCTTTTTTCGGGAGTTTCCAGAAGGGCTGCGATCGGCCTCCGGTCAGCGGCAAACCCTGCCCCCCCTGCTGCCCCTGTTGCTGTGGCAAAACTGCTACTACTTGGGCAGTCCCCAGGCCGTGGAGCCAGATCTGGTGGAACAGATGGCTTACCAAGGGCTGTGTCAAATCAAAGTCCTGCCCATTTCGGAAAAAAGTTATCGCACCTGGTACCACACCACCCGCCTCGATCCCAACCACATTAATGCCGATCAACTGATCAACCCCCTCACCGGGCAAACTGAACAGGAAGATATTAGTGAAGTCACAGAGATATTCCTTAAAAAAGCCGTTGATCAAATTAGTCGCCTCAAAACCATTATTTCTGGGGCACTACGCAACCGAGCCAGTGATATTCACCTGGAACCAGCGGCAGAAGGTCTGCGGGTTCGCTATCGCATTGACGGGGTTCTGCGGGACATCACCACCCTCGATCCGGCCCTGAAACGGCGGGTGATTGTTGCCCTTAAGGTCATGTCAGAGATGGATATTTCCGACAGCCGTCGCCCCCAGGATGGCCGCATTGGGGAAAAGTATAAGGCGGGGGACACGGCTTCCGTAGGGCTGGATATGCGGGTCAGTACGCTGCCCTGCATTGGCGGTGAGAAGGCCGTTATCCGCCTATTACCCCAGCAAAACCCCTTTGAGTCCCTGGATGACCTGGGTTTTACGCCCCCAGCCCTCGCCATCTACCATCGCTGGCTCCACCAACCCCAGGGCATGATTATCTTCACCGGTCCCACTGGCTCCGGCAAAACCAGCACCCTCTACACCAGCCTCCAGTCCATTGCCACCTCGGAGGTTAATGTGATCACTGTGGAGGATCCCGTGGAGTATGTGCTGAGGCGCATTAACCAAACCCAGGTCAATGAGAAAGCGGGCATGACCTTTGCGGCGGGGCTGCGATCGATCCTGCGCCAGGATCCCGACATCATCATGGTGGGGGAAATCCGGGATCAGGAAACCGCCGAAACAGCGGTGCGAGCTGCCCTCACCGGTCACCTGGTGCTGACCACCCTCCACACCAACGATGCCATCAGCACCATCCCCCGCCTCAAGGACATTGGACCGGATCCCGGTTTAATTAGTGATGCCCTCATCGGCATTGTGGCCCAGCGTCTGGTGCGGCGGATCTGTCCCCACTGCGGCGTGCCCTCCACCCCCACCCCGGACGAGTTGCAGCGCCTGGGCCTATCCCCCAACCACAGCACGGAGGCATGGCGTAAGGGGACGGGCTGCGAGCAATGTTTTGACTCTGGGTTTCTGGGGCGAGAGGCGGTGGTGGAATTACTGGACGTGGACGATCGGGTGCGCCAGTTGATTTACCAGGGAACGGTGGTAGATTTACGGCAATATCTCCAGCGGCGGGGCTATACGTCGTTTCAGCAAGCGGCGATCGCCAAACTCAACCAAGGCTTAACCACCCCCGCCGAAGTGTTCCGGGTGCTGCCCTTCAGTGCCTTAAACCGGGGGTAA
- a CDS encoding RNA 2'-phosphotransferase, giving the protein MGDRSAQGLKKMTRHQVHLSGEVDTGRRVGQRKGRPVILAVAAADLAATGEPFYCSELHRIHSGFLGESETGENMMGDKWAIK; this is encoded by the coding sequence CTGGGCGATCGTTCTGCGCAAGGTCTCAAAAAAATGACCCGCCACCAGGTTCATCTCTCCGGAGAGGTGGACACTGGGCGACGGGTGGGGCAACGGAAGGGACGGCCTGTGATCTTGGCGGTGGCAGCGGCAGATCTGGCCGCTACGGGGGAACCTTTCTACTGTTCCGAATTGCACAGGATTCACTCTGGGTTTTTGGGTGAGTCAGAGACTGGGGAAAACATGATGGGCGATAAATGGGCGATAAAATAA
- a CDS encoding DUF4172 domain-containing protein produces the protein MWIYEQPDWPNFQWKQDSLLHPLANLRHRQGYLLGLITGLGLDFSKTANLTTLTEETVKSWAIEGQALDAKAVKSSLAQRLGMPHPPSTGLDRSIEGITAMMLDATQNAGDPLTRERLWSWHAALFPTGYSGLRAIEVGQWRTDASGPMQVVSGPMGRETLHYQAPRALQLPKAMTQFLRWFNQPPSDLEPILQAGIAHFWFLTLHPFEDGNGRIARALTELALARADGSPLRFYSLSAQIAADRKQYYLILERQQRSSLDLTPWLLWFLGCCDRALTRAETVVSTLRYQATLWQHLSQHSLNARQRKIISRLLDPFKGNLTTSKYAKLAKCSTDTALRDIQALLDYGALIRNPAQGRSTSYRLPTPAELNISE, from the coding sequence ATGTGGATTTATGAACAGCCAGATTGGCCGAACTTTCAGTGGAAGCAAGACTCACTGCTACACCCTCTGGCAAACCTACGCCATCGCCAAGGCTATTTGCTGGGTTTAATCACCGGATTAGGGCTAGATTTTTCCAAAACTGCCAACCTCACCACCCTCACCGAAGAAACCGTGAAATCCTGGGCGATCGAAGGCCAAGCCCTTGATGCAAAGGCTGTTAAGTCTTCCCTCGCGCAACGCTTGGGAATGCCCCATCCTCCCTCAACGGGCCTCGATCGCTCGATCGAAGGCATCACCGCCATGATGCTGGATGCCACCCAAAACGCAGGTGACCCCCTAACGCGAGAGCGCCTTTGGAGTTGGCACGCCGCCCTCTTTCCCACTGGCTACAGCGGCCTGAGGGCGATCGAGGTGGGCCAGTGGCGCACCGACGCAAGCGGCCCCATGCAAGTGGTTTCCGGTCCCATGGGCCGCGAAACCCTCCACTACCAAGCCCCCAGAGCCTTGCAACTGCCCAAAGCTATGACCCAGTTCCTGCGGTGGTTCAATCAGCCCCCCAGCGACTTAGAACCCATCCTTCAGGCCGGAATTGCCCACTTTTGGTTCCTCACCCTCCATCCCTTCGAGGACGGAAATGGTCGGATCGCCCGCGCCCTCACCGAACTGGCCCTAGCCCGCGCCGATGGCTCACCCTTGCGGTTTTACAGCCTTTCTGCCCAAATCGCAGCCGATCGTAAACAGTACTACCTCATCCTAGAGCGACAACAACGGAGCAGTTTAGACCTCACCCCCTGGCTTCTGTGGTTTTTGGGCTGCTGCGATCGTGCTCTCACCCGCGCTGAAACCGTCGTCAGCACCCTACGCTACCAAGCCACCCTCTGGCAGCACCTCAGCCAGCACAGCCTCAACGCCAGACAGCGTAAAATCATCAGCCGTCTCCTAGACCCCTTCAAAGGCAACCTTACTACCTCAAAATATGCCAAACTGGCTAAATGCTCCACCGACACCGCCCTCAGAGACATTCAAGCCTTGCTAGACTATGGAGCCTTAATCCGAAATCCAGCCCAAGGACGCAGCACCAGTTACCGACTGCCCACACCAGCAGAGCTAAATATCAGTGAATAA